The Emys orbicularis isolate rEmyOrb1 chromosome 9, rEmyOrb1.hap1, whole genome shotgun sequence genomic sequence AGACTTGCTTGGAGTTTCAGGCTTATTCCTTAAAAGTGCTTGAATACTCCAAGTGAAACTTGAGCAAGTGCATCTCCACTCTCCAGCCTCTATTTTCATAAGAAACCAGAGGGCTTTGCTAGTTCTGTCCCTCATAAGTAGACTTCAGGGGCACTGGCAAGGTAGACCTTCTCCTCTCTTCAGGTATCCTTCCTGTTCCCTATTCAGGAAGAGTAAGACTGGGAAATGCTCTCTGATCTTGCTGCTGCCTTTTAACTACCCACTTGCTGCATGTTGGCACTGAGAAGTCTGACAATGCCCTGCACTATAATTATTGTTCATTAGCTGTAAAGTACAGGTAATCTGCTTGGCATGGCACAAGGTGTAAATAAAGATGGCCCCAGCCCCAAGGAATTTACACAACCCCTGTTTGTGGTGGAGTTTAATATGATGCACTCTGGATATCAGAGGAGACAACAGCagggctggattctattcctgcaaCTGAATGCAGATGGTAGGGATAGAGAGGCTTGCTGCTATTACTAATAACAGTAGTGTCTACagcccccagctgagatcaggttcTCATTGAACCAGGCACGGTACCTGCAGATAGTAAAAGACATTCGGTCTGTGTGATGTCGGAATGAATAAGGGGAAGAGGCTAGCCAAACAAACACTCATTGATCACCCCACAAGGGGAAGGGATGAGTTTGTTGCCATCCCAAAGAAGGGAGCCAAAGTCTACCGCTACACCAGGAGTCACTTAGTTGTAAGTAGAGGTGTCCTGGGGCTCTGGTTGGGAGTGGGGAGGTTTTGTTGAAGGAAAGAAGTTCCCAGACAAATTTAGTGTGGTTTCAGGTTTTAATCCTGCAGGCTCAGCCAGCCCTCATGAATACTTACTCTATAGTTAAATTAGCGAGGCCTTGATTATTAATAAAAAACTATAGCCTCCATTTATAGGGCACCTTTACTACCACATCGCCTTTCCATAGTCAcgccccactgaagtccagtCACTTCATGGATAAACATAGCAGCTGCTTAAAAGCAAAGAGCAACACTATACAACAGTTCAGGTCAGGAAAGGAAGGAGAATGCTGTATCCAAATACAGAGGGAAGAAATTTAGGTAGCAGAATACAATTATCTGAGCTGCAATTGGTTCAATACAGCAGGGCTAACAGTCCTTCTCAGAGAAAGTTTAATGACAGCACCTAGGCGGGACCTTCATATTAGTCTCATTGAAAAGATGGTATCGCAAACAGTGCAATACATCCAAGTGCTGAACAGGCACAATAGTTCAATCCTGATTCAGAAATGGGTGCTAAATACAGAATCATAAACATCACTTTGATTAGAATCTAGAGACCTCCCTTCTAAACACTGACCCAGTTCAACATTGCTGAATTTGTGAGACAGGATCACAGCACCATCTGGGACGGCTAATTGCTGTGAGTCTCATACTGGCTTTGCAACTGTCTTCTGGCATTTTTAGCTGTACTTTTTCCTCACAGCTTTTGCCTCTTTCAAAACATCTACATGTTTTGAGTtatgacagtggttttcaacctttttttgtttgtggacccctaaaaaattttgagTGGAGGTGcaggcccctttggaaatcttagccatagtctgtggacccccagaggTCCagagaccacaggttgaaaaccaccatTTTAAGACATTTATGCACCAGCCCCACAGCCTGCAGGAGGAAGTGTAAGTTTGAAGCCCACTGGATAGGTGTGTTCAAAATGTGCTATATCACCTCCCTGATATACTTGATAACTGAAACGCAGTAAACtggcgggggaggaggatatgggGGGAAACTAATAACATTAGCTAGTCTCAGGCATAATGTAAGGAAGCATTCAGATACCATAATGATAATATCCATAAGAGGATGGACTGAGGAATAGATGGATTAGATAGAAGCTTCTTCATGCAGTTATGCCAATGCTCCAAAATCCTGAAGTGTAAAATCATGGCTATTCCACTGCATGTCCTCTGAAGCAGACATCACCAACCATATTGAATCAtgcactagatcagtggttttcaaacttttttaggTTGCGTATCCCTTTCCAAATGTACTCTACCGCCTACCTCCAGCTAAGATAGGCAGAGGTGACACTTAAAAGAGAAAGAGGAGTTAAGATTTATAAAATTTAAACTCACTCCCATCCCCCACTTGTGATTTCACCTCAGGTTCACAACTTGGTGTGTATTAAAAAGCAGAATCATGAATTATTAAGCTTTGATTATTGATGCATGAGGAAACAGCTTTAAATTCTAAGTTAGCCATAAAAAACACAACACATTCCCGTCTCTCATCTTCCAGTAAGGTCAAGGCAGTGTGGGCTAATATTTATTTGGCACCTTGACATATTAGAGCAACAGCAAAAACTCTGGCTGTATGGACAAACAGTCACAAGAGTCTTGGGGCTCAGGGTTCGAATACAGTATAATGCCCTCAACATGATATAATATTAGAAGTATCATCTGTATATTCTAGCAGTAAGAAAACACAGGAACTTTGGTTTTCACATACTGTTTCAGGGTAACGGTTAGACCCCAGTTGTTTACAGCAAAGAGAAGTATGTTAGGTGCTGAAGATACCTAGCAAAACCCTGATGGCCACTTCTGAGAGAAACCTTTTTTGGGGCTAAAGCAGGAGAAATCTCAGAGAGGTTCTCTCCTCATGGAGATTTCTCCTCAGTTAGTCTGTCAGAGGATGCAGTTTGTCTTCTGCCCCCACAGAACAAGATGGAGAAATAGAGAAAACTGTTTGAAAGAGCAAAATATTTCTTCTCAACTGACATTTTTATAAAGACAACAGCCCTGGGTAATTATCAGGCTGAACtttattaatattacagtagGGCTTAGACACCCCAAAAACATATTGAAAGAGGCAATTCCTGGCCTGAAGAGCTTATAAAAAATAGGAAGCCATAACCCTCCCCCAACTTAAGAGtcaccaccccaacccctctATCTTGTCACCCGCAGTTGTCATCATAAGAAAGAGAAGTCTAGGTACATTACATTGTTAGTATTATAATATTTCTGTTTACATGGCATTCATAGGAAACAGTTATTTTTGCTCATTGCTATTCTCCATATTCTCTTTTATAGGCTCCATAAGAGAAATAGGAGAAACAGAAGGGTATTACAGTCAGCAGTGACCCCATAGCCACCACCCAAAGAGTAGGTCAGTAATAAGAAACTAAATGTTGTGTACAATATCTGATAAACACTCTAtccacattttcttttcaatgcTACTTTATATTATATTACAGCACATACATTAACTTTACATCTAGCATGGTGTGTTTACAGGAGGGGGGATGGGAATTTGCTGTTGGTATAGACCAGCCACAAGTTACTACTACACTCCCCGGAAGCAAGGGGGACACTTGGGAGGGAGTTGTGACTCAGGGAGTTTCTCTGAGGTAAAATGCCTCCTTGAGTGACTCCTGGGTGGTACATCTTACAGACCACTTCTTGCTCACGGCTGTACTTAATGGCATGAGTTAGCAGGGCCGCCATTTCAAATTTTGGTGTGCggggcaactttaaccatgattccaggtgCCTAAAAcgtaggcacctgaaaactctagatTGTTTGCAGATAACAACTTAGAAATTAGCAGACAGGatcactgtatctaattcctatgtaaagaaagaaaaatatatacaaacaccaattaaagccatattttaaattatgtgaatttagaacaatcaggagataatacaaTCCCAAGACTTGACGTATCAGTTTTGGACCCTTAACACAGATATCAGAAATATAAATTTGATACTTTGTATGCTATCTTTAgtagagagaaataaaaagaaataaaatctgcttaaaatctgcttactttctctGACACACAGTGTTACTGCCATTATCTACTCTATTTTAGTCAACTGTTTTTCACTCcactaaaaatgtatttacttaatttttttaacatatgtgattaaggttttttttttctctttattaagaacaggaattaatttttctaaatattttggcATATGTTTACCAATCACAATCATGTACGTGACTCATTAACATTTACATCCATCATTACTATTAGTATCAAACTAGGAACCacttttatttttgtatgaatctgaaattattttacagagataattaaaaacacaatttGAAAATAGGTGACCTTATCTGCATAGTGTCTAAAGTTATGTATttagctaatttttaaaaaacttgcaCCGCTTATGTGAGTACAAGCTAAATTTGCATTCTAGAATGACACTATTATTTGATTGTAtcactttaaataatgaatgacaaagcacaatatagtaataaaagtaataatgataattactccagccggGACAGGTTAggtattttagaactcactactcaaagaattaatgTTAAGcataagagaaaaataaaattatgaaatgcacagaccaatCAAAAAAATAACAGTACTGTAATCCTTAAtgaactttgaaagaataaaattgcagagaatatatgtgcattggcAGTtcgacaggaagtaccaagaagtaccAACAACCTACAAGAAGTATCAACAATAATATATATGTacgtgtgtgtgagtgtgagtgagagagagagagagtgttgtgTAAGTCTGTGTGGGAGACTGTGTGCGCCCCTTGAGTGTGTCAGCATACTGTCTCTTTAAGCTGAACATTCAGGAGTCTGAACATTTGTTCagtacagcagcagctgccacccCCACTCCTGAGTCAGAGGCACAAGTGCAGACAGGCTTCCTGTCCCCCCCCACCTCTAGCATCGGGCAAgttcccccaaagccctgccagCCATGGATCCGCTTCCCAAAGAAGGGGAGACTGGAGCTGGGCtgccggagagcagcggctgctggctgggtgcccagctctgggaggagggggTAGCTAAAGCAAATGGTGGGGTGGCTATAACCCCTGCaataccccttcccccaatgccacCCCTGGACCTGGTTGCATATCACTGCAGCGCTCCTCCTGGATCTGGGGCGTGCGCCATGAGCAGACCTCTGATATGAAActcaggggggagaggggagcaggtgtTCTTCCCACCCTCCCTAAATGGCAGCCCTGCGAGCTAacccaatcatagaatcatagaatatgagggttggaagagacctcaggaggtcatctagtccaaccccctgctcaaagcaggaccagtccccaactatatcatcccagccagggctttgtcaagccgggccttaaaaacctctaaggaaggagcttccaccacttccctaggtaacccattccagaatGCTTTGTCTCATTCTAAATCCACTGAACCCTGGTCCATCGgggaaatccactggtgggccgggacggtttgtttatctgcagcgtccgcaggttcggccaatcacagctcccactggaacggcgaaccgcggccagtgggagctgcgattggccaaacctgcggatgctgcaggtaaacaaaccgtaccggcccgccagcggatttccctgacgggccgcgtgccaaaggttgccgatccctggtctagtgcATTGTGGGCACTACCTTAAAGCAATAATGAATATATAGAATTACAATACTGTATGGAAGATGCTATTAATACcctttttattaagtataaaagatAAGTTTCTGTGTTGTGCCTGCCAAAATCTGACCTgtcaatataaaaatattgccacTTAAACAAGAGAAACAAAATAGAATAAAAGGAAGTTACTTATGGTTTATAGTTAGACACAGAAAGTCTTTGTAATACCATAAACTGAAGGTAAATAAGCATGCAGAATATGTGAAACATGATTTCCTCTTTTAGCACCATGTTGggttttatattgtatttttgacTAAAATGCTATACATTTTTGTTTGGAATTTTCCAGTTGCAGTTTCTCACTTTGCTTGTACTTTTTCCTCTAGCAAAAGTTGTCATTCTTCTCATGGGGTGACTCAGAAGATCACAAGCATTGATATCTATAGCTATATATGGAATCCCTTCAGTGaaagcataatttaaaaaaaaaattcagtgcttGATTTTTCTATATTTCTACAGTGTCTCCTGAAGCTTCCCAATGCACAGGGAGAGGGACACACTGCTACAGCCCTTCAGGCTAAGATTTTCAGGAGAGCCAAAGGGAGTTTCGTTCCCAAATCCTATTGAACATCTTTGAGAGTTGGGTGCACAACTCCCGTAGGCCTTTTTGAAACATCTTAACCTTAAGGGGGAAAGCATTCTTTCCCTGTGTACTAGGCCAGTTCTGCTAGCTGGTGCCTAGCAGGTGGAGCCATTGTTCCAGCTAGTCTCTACTTTTCTTCACTTTTCTTTTTGGGTTACTGTAGGAAAACAGGTTTGTAAATGGGGAGCAGTCTGTGAACTTTCTTGAGTGCAAGGACGGCAATTCTATTTAGCTGTATGCAGGTTGTGCAAGGAGAGGGAGACTCCTTACTTTTCCCCTCTCTCACTGTGTGCCTGTTTAAGGACTAAGCAGAATCTAGCCTTTGAGGTTATGATGCCTTTGATGAATTATGTAATGTTAGGTAATGTCTATTATTTAGTGCAAGTGTAATGACATTGTGTTACTAATGGAATTAAGGGAAATATTTCAGGAGGAGTAAATACAGAGTGAATGATGGTGACATTTACACAATAAACCAGAGTGGGAAAAACACTGAGGCTATTTTAGTCAGGTACTGGTTCATTTAGAGAAGCTTCACCATCCGTTTTACCAaagttgtttgtgtgtgtgcgcaacaTGTGTGGCTTGTGTAAGTTGCACTGCATTGCACTATGCCCTCATTTGCATGTGGACCATTGATGTAGGGCCAAATCTATCTTGTCTTACTCATCTAGTTAGTCCTAGTGCAGTAATGTGAGTAAGATTTAACCTTACTGGCGGGATGAATCTTGCTGGGAACCGCCATGCAAGAGAGGGCTTATAAAAAACGCACCAttgagagattttttaaaaatgaagctgttttaggccctgagcctgcaaacacttatatacatgcttaactttactcatatgagcagtcctattgaagtccatgggaccaCTCACGtaaataaagttaagcacacataaGTTGTGCAGATTTGGGACCTTAGTATCCAGACAGAGATGAAATCATTTTAATATCACAAATTCAGAACTTTAAAATGAATTCAGTGCTACATGTTAGAGAAAATCAGGTTAGTGTGAAGAGGGGAAAATAAACCTCAGGCTAGCCCGTGCAATTATTTATTAGCCTCCTTTGTTCAGTCATCAGAGTGCCTAATTCTGGAATGACAaagtagatgaggtaatatcttttattggatcaacttctgttggtgaaagagacaagtgttcaaactacacagagctcttcctcaggtctagaATGACAACATTGAATCTGTTACCTAACACCTAGAGGAACTGAGATTAATACATGCGGTATCAGGTAATGGTTTAATTGACCTTGTTCGATATGCCCCAGTCTCTCAAACATTTGCACATCTGAGTAACTTAACACAGTGGGTAGTTCAATTGAACTCAACGGGCTATTCAGGTGCACATTTGAAGGGTAAAGGCCTTATTTTATGTCTTGAGCACTGTCATCTAATGCTACTGTTGTGCTCAGGAAAGCAGGCAAAGGCACTGGGTGGGAAGCACAGACATAGGATATTTATTTAATTGGAGTTCTACAATATTAAAAAGAGGGGTCCTTTCTCAGGCACCCCAACTCCCATtacaaaaatgaaaagtaaactaAACAGAAGCTTAGCCTGGAATAGCCTCCCACTAGGAGTTGTGAGGGCAAAcaactagttttaagagagagctggacaaatttatgagtgcaattgTATGAGAAGATTGTttgtgatggtagggggcagAGCTCAACAGCCTAGAGGCTCATGTCTGGTTTAcatcttatgttcctaaagctctcATGCTTCAGCATTTCAGCCGGCCACTAGCAGGGGTCAAGAAATGAATTTttcccccatttttaaaaatctccttcctctgagcaTCAGGAATAGCCattgctggcagggccggctctggggcggcaaaaaagcctccggccgcccccccccccccgtgggggggggcggccggagcccgggggggcggcgagccccggcgggggctccgctctcccgccggggggagggcgaccggagccccggggcaagggtggcgagccccggcgggggctccgctctccccccagcggccggggggagggcgccggaggggagggcggccggagccctgggaggagggcggcgagccccggtgggggctcggctctccccccccccccggcggccagagcgccgggggcagggcggcgagccccggcgggggcagggtggcgagccctggcgggggctcggctctccccccggcggccagagcgcagggccggggctcgccgctctccccccggcagccggggggagggcgcggggggggagggcggccagagcgccggggggagggtggcgagcccggctgtggccccgctctccccggcggcccgagcgccgcgccgcccccctccaggtgccgccccaagcaccagcttggttgcctggtgcctggagccggccctgattgctgGAAATGGATCACTGGGCAGCGTGGGCCAGGGCCCTGAGATGGCactgagcagtctctctctcaggtgcttggctggctggtttttGCTGACATGCTTGGGGTGTAGCTCATTACCATatgtagggttgggaaggaatttcccccaattcaaattggcagggaccttggggatTTTTTGCCTTTGCGGTGTGTGAGTGGGGGTCACTTGTCAGGATTAAATGAAATacatctcatttaatcatttccctgccattgcagggcccTTGAGCACCAGTGCACCTGGgttcctcctattctctgcctgtggcacatattAGTGTAGTCTCCTGTGTGGGTCTCATTTACTTTGCTCTTATTTCAGTTGTTGGGgctagtgtgcaggtgctggggggtgttagtggcctgtgatacacaggaggccagactagatggtcacttctggccttaaactctatgactctatcaTTCCCCTGGCCCATAATACTGAACTCACTCCAAAACACAACACTTTCCCCGCCCCATAGATCAAATTCTCTTCAAATGGCATCCTCCACAACAGACGGCACAAACAGACATGCCTTGCAGAGTGCTTTTAAGGCCAACAACCTAGGCTATGCTGCACCACAAGAGAAGGCAGTTCATCTCAGAGCTGTCAGCCCACTCCTCACAGGGAACATTCCACTACCAGTCCTTTCTCTTGTAAGTCACCGGTGCTCCAGTTTGAGTGCCTCTGCTGATTGCAGCTGCCACAGTACGGCTCAAGAGGAGAGGTGGTTTCTCGTGTAGGAAGGTCCCAAGACATTTGGGGTGTTGTAGACATTGACTTATATGTTAACAGAATATTCAAGATGGTTTCAGCTGCTCGGTTTGTCATTTGCAGGGGCCTTTACCTCAACAAAATACTGGCTGTGTGTGATAGATCTTTTTATGAGATGTTTCATCTATTAGCAAAAAAGTCACATTTTTATAAACTTTAGTATCAGCACCTTCTTGTGAGAAGGTAGGTTGGATATGCAAGATATTATAGTGATATCAACTGTGAGGAAAAGCAAACATGTAGCCACTCTTTTACTTTCAGTTTCAAGGGGAAACCTGTTAACTGGCTGCTGAAGTAACTGATagaacaagtgtgaaaaattaatGGAAGAACTTTTCTCAAAAACCATGTTCACAAAACACAAAATAGCATTTTTCCCTAGAATGGAGTTTGGCTAGGAGGAAAGGCTGCCATTTTGTGACCTGAAATTCTGGTTTAGCATAACAGCATTTGCACTGACAGAAAGGTCACATTTTCAGATTAATATATCAGCCTCATTTACATGAGAAACAGATTCTTTTCTTCAATGTGGCAGTAGCCTGAGACCTTAGAGGTTTGCAGCTCATACGAACTGTAATTATATGGTTTCAATCAgatgagaaaagaaaaggaagtgtTCCTTCTTTTGGGTAAATATCAAAAATTCCTTCTGTGGATGACTTTTATGAAAAGTTTCTTAAATTTTGGACATTTATGTCAGCTTAGGTTATTTTATCATTGCAAAATTAtggcaataaaatatttttacttaaaGAATTTGTCTTAGGCACCAAATTCAACATTGGTgcaactctactgacttcagtggtgttacagTAGGGATGTATTTGGATCAATGTGGTTATTATCATAAGGGAACACATAGGCACTTCTTGAAGGGCTCATTACTTTATTAGTCATGCAACACGCTAGACTCCATTGCAGATTCCCAGGCATGACTACTTGGCATAGGAACTATCCAATCTACCTACCTAATCAGTACCTAGAGACACATAGTGATACAAGGTACAAAGGCCCCTTGTCAGGATGTCTGCTGCCCCCAACAGGTGCAACTAGGCATAAGAAGGTGCTTCCTTTTGAGCAGATACCTCAGTTAGTGGGAGAGAATTTGATAAAACCACTTAGTTATTAGCAAATAAGGATGTACTAGGGTCAGAGAGGAGTTCTGCTTAAAGATGCATAACACTAGATTAAATGATGCAGGTTTAGTGATTAGGCTGTTCTATACTTTCTTCTTATTCTGCAGTGGCCTTGCTCTCACTTTCACTGAAGATGACAAAGGACTTGATTttttgaagtgctgagcactcactgaTCTTGATGAAGACAATGGGAACTGTGGTGCTCAGCATCTTAAAAAGCAGGCCCATCTTGGATAAAAATTAAGTTTCTTCCAAGATTTCAtaaacacacattatatatagaggcggggggggggggctttcaaAAAAGCATACTCCTATATGGCATTATATTAGTCAGTAATTTTCCTCGTTTTCTTTCAGCTGCAGGTCTGCATCTGTTTTGACATTTGGGGGCTGAGAAAACTGGCTGTGAAATACCTCCAGATGGATGATTTTGAGGATGCTATTGCACATGTGTTTATTACTTAGAGCACGACATAGTGAATGCTCCTtattcccacctgcaccctgcCTTCATGCTGAGCTTCATTTTATCAGCACCACAAGCAATTATATTCAAGAGGCATTTGAGAAAGAACGTGACCAGTGTCATACGTGACTTACTCACCACAGGACAAAGTTTCTTCCAAAATCAGAATAGATGACATAGAAACTGAAACCTATGTAAAAGTGAAGCCCGAAGGAAATGTCATGTGTAGTTTTTACCTCAGGACAATCTGGTCAGCAAGAAGCTTTAGAGGAATAATGTTATCAAGCCTTGCTAGCAACAATCTTACTTAGTTAGATGAACACAAAGTAAACAAGATACCGTGAAGAGCAAAATAATGCTGTACAAAAAAGCAAGGGGATGCAAAGGAACAAGACAAGTAAATGTTAAGTTTGCAGCTTCTCCAGTACTTTTTAATTGTTACCTATATAGGAAATTTGACGATAGCTGGAAATTCCATTGGTAACGTAAACTTCTCATTAGAGTTCACATCTGTGctaaatgaaaataaacatgacGACAGACAGCTCAACCTGTTACAACAATACTGATGTTAAGCATTACTATACAATAACATACACTTTGATTCTGGTCCCTGGATTAATAGGGAATGTTTTAGCTCTGTGGGTCTTTTATGGCTACATGAAAGAAACTAAAAGGGCTGTGATATTTATGATCAATCTAGCCATTGCTGACTTAGCACAAGTTTTATCCCTTCCTCTAAGGATTTTCTACTACTTGTCTGGAACATGGCACTTTGGAGAAGGTCTCTGTATATTTTGTTTCTACCTTAAGTATGTAAATATGTATGCAAGCATCTACTTCTTGGTTTGCATCAGTGTAAGACGATTTTTGTTTCTTATGTACCCCTTCAAGTTCAGTGACTGCAAACGTATATATGATGTGTACATCAGTATCGCTGGGTGGATTGTAGTCTGCATTGGCTGTTTGCCTTTTCCTCTTCTAAGATTTAACTCTAGTAAGATGAATACCAATACATGCTTTGCAGATCTTCCCATAAAGGACATTAACCTTTCCAACTCCATTGTGATGATGACCTTAGGTGAGCTGATTGGGTTTGTAACTCCTCTGCTGATAATTCTGTATTGCTCATGGAAGACTATCCTatcattaaaagaaaagaattcCATTTCCCATGactttggagagaaaaaaaaggcTTTAAAGATGATCCTCACCTGTGCTGTGGTATTTCTGATTTGCTTTGCACCTTATCATATCAGTTTTCCTTTAGATTTCCTTGTTAAATCAAGACGGATACAAAACCAATGTGCCCGAAATGTGATTTCAATATTTCATGCAGTGGCTTTGTGTCTTGCCAGTTTGAATTCCTGTGTAGACCCAGTCATATACTACTTCACTACAGATGAGTTCAGAAGACGACTTTCAAGACAAGATTTGCAAGACAGTATTCAGTTACACAACAGAAGTTATGCGAAAAAACATTCCAGAACTGTGTAATAAGGTGAAGTGGTGGAATATTAATATTGcactttctgaaatgattaaaagGATGTTCAACATCATATTCATGTGGCCCAGCATATTGGGGAAAATTCTGAAATCCTTTCTCAGGTGAacatctgttgatttcaatgagcgtTGGACTGATTAAAAAACTGACAAAGGACTTGAGGATTTGACCTTTTTCTTGCAATCTTTTTGTGAATATTGAATTTAAACAACATGTTATGTATATTATAAAAAAGAATTGATGTAGTGCCCAAGCCAAAACTAGCCAAGCCAGAATAAAATAGCTTTGTTCATGTGAAACTGACGAGTGTGAGGTTGGGATTTCACTTGCTGAATGGATGTAAGGGCCAGGGCACTAATTCTGCATCCAGGTATTGCTGTGTATAGAACAGGGGCTTGAAGGATGTCACCTGCCACTACCTTCCTATATCA encodes the following:
- the GPR174 gene encoding probable G-protein coupled receptor 174 produces the protein MKINMTTDSSTCYNNTDVKHYYTITYTLILVPGLIGNVLALWVFYGYMKETKRAVIFMINLAIADLAQVLSLPLRIFYYLSGTWHFGEGLCIFCFYLKYVNMYASIYFLVCISVRRFLFLMYPFKFSDCKRIYDVYISIAGWIVVCIGCLPFPLLRFNSSKMNTNTCFADLPIKDINLSNSIVMMTLGELIGFVTPLLIILYCSWKTILSLKEKNSISHDFGEKKKALKMILTCAVVFLICFAPYHISFPLDFLVKSRRIQNQCARNVISIFHAVALCLASLNSCVDPVIYYFTTDEFRRRLSRQDLQDSIQLHNRSYAKKHSRTV